From one Cyprinus carpio isolate SPL01 chromosome B3, ASM1834038v1, whole genome shotgun sequence genomic stretch:
- the LOC109059598 gene encoding ATP-sensitive inward rectifier potassium channel 12-like: MPALGNGFGNGKIQTRRKVRSRFVNKTGQCNVSFAHMDEQSQRYLADIFTTCVDIRWRWMFVLFSLAFVLSWLGFGFAFWLIALVHGDLDRPTKDDFTPCVMQVNSFVAAFLFSVETQTTIGYGFRCVTEECPLAVFMVVFQSIVGCIIDSFMIGAIMAKMARPKKRAETILFSHNAVIAMRDGKLCLMWRVANLRKSHIVEAHVRAQLIKPRITEEGEYIPLDQIDINVGYDQGLDRIFLVAPLTILHEINEESPLYGISKQDLETSDFEIVVILEGMVEATAMTAQVRSSYLASEILWGHRFEPVVFEERSQYKVDYSHFHKTYEVPSTPRCSSKDMEENKSLDSAANFCYENELAFISRDEEEQEENRDERGTELETLSANLNLDQRSYHKESEI, translated from the coding sequence ATGCCCGCCCTCGGCAATGGCTTTGGTAACGGCAAGATCCAGACGCGCCGGAAGGTGCGGAGCCGCTTCGTAAACAAAACAGGCCAGTGCAACGTCAGTTTTGCTCACATGGACGAGCAATCTCAGCGTTACCTCGCCGACATCTTCACCACCTGTGTGGACATTCGTTGGCGCTGGATGTTTGTCCTTTTCTCCCTTGCATTTGTCCTGTCCTGGCTCGGGTTTGGTTTCGCCTTCTGGCTTATTGCTCTTGTCCACGGTGACTTGGACCGGCCCACTAAAGATGACTTCACACCATGTGTCATGCAGGTCAATAGCTTTGTTGCGGCGTTTCTGTTCTCAGTTGAGACACAAACAACGATCGGCTACGGATTCCGCTGCGTAACCGAGGAGTGTCCCTTAGCAGTGTTCATGGTTGTCTTCCAGTCCATCGTGGGCTGCATCATTGACTCTTTCATGATTGGAGCCATCATGGCCAAAATGGCACGACCCAAGAAACGGGCAGAAACGATACTGTTCTCACACAATGCTGTCATCGCAATGCGTGACGGGAAGCTGTGCCTCATGTGGCGGGTCGCAAACTTGAGGAAAAGTCACATTGTGGAGGCTCACGTGCGGGCGCAGCTTATTAAACCCCGAATCACAGAAGAGGGTGAGTACATACCGCTTGATCAGATCGACATCAATGTGGGTTACGACCAAGGTCTCGACCGCATCTTCTTGGTTGCTCCTCTCACCATCCTCCACGAGATAAATGAGGAGAGTCCTCTGTATGGAATCAGCAAGCAGGACCTTGAGACATCTGATTTTGAGATTGTGGTCATACTGGAAGGGATGGTCGAGGCGACTGCAATGACGGCTCAGGTGCGCAGCTCCTACCTGGCCAGCGAGATCTTATGGGGCCATCGCTTTGAGCCCGTGGTGTTTGAGGAACGCAGCCAGTATAAGGTGGACTATTCGCACTTTCATAAGACCTACGAGGTTCCCTCCACGCCACGTTGCAGCTCCAAAGACATGGAGGAGAACAAGTCCTTGGACTCCGCCGCCAACTTCTGCTATGAGAACGAGTTAGCCTTCATTAGTAGGGATGAAGAGGAGCAAGAAGAGAACAGGGATGAGAGGGGGACTGAGCTAGAGACCCTTTCAGCCAATCTGAACTTAGATCAGAGGTCATATCACAAAGAATCTGAAATATGA